In the Tetrapisispora phaffii CBS 4417 chromosome 7, complete genome genome, one interval contains:
- the CIN4 gene encoding Arf family GTPase CIN4 (similar to Saccharomyces cerevisiae CIN4 (YMR138W); ancestral locus Anc_2.393) has product MGLLTIIKKQKIKDREIRCLILGLDNAGKSTIVNKLLPKDDQILDNEITPTIGFQIHSFYHSEHLITIWDIGGQSTLRPFWDNYFDKTDILIWCIDVNVQIRYDESIKELKNLINMNNDRIGYDFPILIVLNKTDLLLQQNDGNNLIEGKLLSLQDKVIKSLNLENKVTKNYEFIQCSASHGDGIENIMNSIIASSEYNS; this is encoded by the coding sequence ATGGGTTTACTGACTATTATcaagaaacagaaaataaaagataGAGAAATCAGATGTTTGATCTTAGGCTTAGATAATGCAGGGAAGTCGACAATTGTCAATAAGTTATTACCTAAAGATGATCAAATTTTAGATAATGAGATTACACCAACTATAGGTTTCCAGATACATTCATTTTATCATTCTGAACATTTGATTACTATTTGGGATATTGGAGGACAAAGCACATTAAGACCTTTTTGGGATAACTATTTCGATAAAACAGATATATTGATATGGTGCATCGATGTCAATGTTCAAATTAGGTATGACGAATCTATCAAAGAGCTTAAAAACTTGATCAACATGAATAATGACAGAATTGGATATGACTTTCCGATATTAATTGTACTTAACAAAACTGATCTTTTACTTCAACAAAATGATGGAAATAACCTGATAGAAGGAAAATTGCTTAGTTTACAAGATAAAGTTAtcaaatctttaaatttagaaaacaaagtaacaaaaaattatgaattCATCCAATGTAGTGCTTCACATGGAGATGGTATTGAGAATATCatgaattcaattattGCATCAAGTGAGTACAATTCATAA